A genomic window from Halomonas sp. LR3S48 includes:
- a CDS encoding DeoR/GlpR family transcriptional regulator: MNQQQRQDAIVDLVRRQGYASIEQLTEHFSVTPQTIRRDLNALAEEGMIRRVHGGAGLESSTVNTAYSTRKNLNLDAKRRIATLVARHIPDHASLFINIGTSNEVVAEALLDHQGLEVITNNLNVAAILQHKEDFNVIIAGGQVRSRDGGIIGEATIDFINQFKVDFGIIGISGIDEDGSLLEFDYQEARVAQAIIHNSRQVYLTADHSKFHRNPVVRQGNIAQLDALFTDRQPPERIVHLMQVNDVALHIA; this comes from the coding sequence ATGAACCAGCAACAACGACAAGATGCCATCGTTGACCTGGTACGCCGCCAGGGCTATGCCAGCATCGAGCAGTTGACGGAGCACTTCTCCGTCACCCCCCAGACCATCCGCCGCGATCTCAACGCTCTGGCGGAAGAGGGCATGATTCGCCGCGTGCATGGTGGTGCCGGGCTCGAGTCCAGCACCGTCAACACGGCCTACAGCACACGCAAGAACCTCAATCTCGACGCCAAGCGCCGCATTGCCACCCTGGTTGCCAGGCATATCCCCGATCACGCCTCGCTGTTCATCAACATCGGCACCAGCAACGAAGTGGTGGCGGAAGCCCTGCTCGACCACCAAGGCCTCGAGGTGATCACCAACAACCTCAACGTGGCGGCCATCCTCCAGCACAAGGAAGATTTCAATGTCATCATCGCCGGCGGCCAGGTTCGCTCCCGGGACGGCGGCATCATCGGCGAGGCGACGATCGACTTCATCAACCAGTTCAAGGTCGACTTCGGCATCATCGGCATCAGCGGCATCGACGAAGACGGCTCACTGCTGGAGTTCGACTACCAGGAGGCGCGCGTTGCCCAGGCGATCATCCATAACTCTCGCCAGGTCTACCTGACCGCCGACCATTCAAAGTTCCATCGCAATCCCGTCGTACGCCAGGGCAACATCGCGCAACTGGATGCCCTGTTCACCGACCGCCAGCCACCCGAGCGCATCGTCCATCTCATGCAGGTCAACGACGTCGCCCTGCATATCGCCTGA
- the glpK gene encoding glycerol kinase GlpK produces MADYLLAIDQGTTSSRAILFDRGGHVVRVAQREFPQHFPRDGWIEHDPQDIWDTVLATCREVVQESGVALDAIAGIGITNQRETTLLWERATGRPLYNAIVWQDRRTADLCQQMRDQGGSALVQERAGLLIDPYFSATKLAWLLDNVEGARERAERGELAFGTVDSYLLWRLTGGQVHATDATNASRTMLFNIHTQQWDEELLSLFDIPSGLLPEVRDSSDDFGTAQAEWLGAELPIGGVVGDQQAALVGQACFEPGMGKSTYGTGCFMIVNTGDTPATSRNRLLTTVAYRLGGKTTYAMEGSIFVAGAAVQWLRDGLKLFKEAAETEALAKQTRDGHSVYLVPAFTGLGAPHWDPKARGAIFGLTRDTGIAEIVAAGLQAVCYQTRDLQACMSDDMGVPPGTLRVDGGMAANSWLVQFLADMLGVQVDRPTVLETTALGAAYMAGLRFGWYRDLEEIAELWRCERTFTPSMPEDERERLYKGWLEAVGRVKSTA; encoded by the coding sequence ATGGCCGACTATCTTCTCGCCATCGACCAAGGCACCACCAGCTCACGTGCCATTCTTTTCGACCGTGGCGGCCATGTGGTCCGCGTTGCGCAGCGGGAGTTTCCTCAGCACTTTCCCCGCGACGGCTGGATCGAACACGACCCGCAGGACATCTGGGACACGGTATTGGCCACGTGTCGCGAAGTGGTGCAAGAGTCGGGCGTTGCGCTCGATGCTATCGCCGGTATCGGTATTACCAACCAGCGTGAGACCACCCTGTTGTGGGAGAGGGCCACGGGCCGTCCGCTCTACAATGCCATCGTCTGGCAGGATCGGCGCACCGCCGACCTCTGCCAGCAGATGCGTGATCAGGGGGGGAGTGCACTGGTCCAGGAGCGCGCCGGGCTATTGATCGATCCTTACTTCTCGGCAACCAAGCTGGCCTGGTTGCTGGATAACGTCGAAGGTGCCAGGGAGCGCGCCGAGCGCGGTGAGCTCGCCTTCGGCACGGTGGATAGTTACTTGCTGTGGAGGCTGACCGGCGGCCAGGTTCACGCCACCGACGCCACCAATGCCTCGCGTACCATGCTGTTCAACATCCATACCCAGCAGTGGGACGAGGAGCTGCTCAGTCTTTTCGACATTCCCTCAGGCTTGCTGCCGGAGGTGCGCGACAGCAGCGATGACTTCGGTACCGCGCAAGCCGAGTGGCTGGGGGCCGAACTGCCCATCGGCGGGGTAGTCGGCGACCAGCAGGCCGCGCTGGTGGGGCAGGCCTGCTTCGAGCCGGGCATGGGCAAGAGCACCTACGGCACCGGCTGCTTCATGATCGTCAATACCGGCGACACGCCGGCGACCTCACGCAACCGATTGCTGACCACCGTGGCCTATCGGCTGGGTGGCAAGACCACTTATGCCATGGAGGGAAGTATCTTCGTGGCCGGCGCGGCCGTGCAGTGGCTGCGTGACGGGCTGAAGCTGTTCAAGGAGGCCGCCGAAACCGAGGCTCTGGCCAAGCAGACCCGCGACGGGCATAGCGTATACCTGGTCCCCGCCTTCACCGGGCTGGGCGCGCCGCACTGGGACCCCAAGGCGAGGGGGGCAATCTTCGGCCTGACCCGTGATACCGGTATCGCCGAGATCGTAGCCGCAGGGCTACAGGCGGTCTGCTACCAGACGCGCGACCTGCAGGCTTGCATGAGCGATGACATGGGCGTGCCGCCGGGAACACTGCGCGTCGATGGCGGCATGGCGGCCAATTCGTGGCTGGTGCAGTTCCTGGCCGATATGCTGGGAGTGCAGGTCGACCGGCCTACGGTACTCGAGACGACGGCGCTGGGCGCTGCCTACATGGCGGGGCTGCGCTTCGGCTGGTATCGCGACCTTGAGGAAATCGCCGAGCTGTGGCGTTGTGAGAGAACCTTCACGCCGAGCATGCCCGAAGACGAGCGCGAGCGGCTTTACAAGGGCTGGCTCGAAGCGGTGGGGCGTGTAAAAAGCACTGCCTGA
- a CDS encoding GAF domain-containing protein, giving the protein MAYPDYSLLARQLEALLDDSDWLVNAAQTSAFIMQQVPELNWAGFYLQRQPELLTLGPFQGKPACNPIPFAKGVCGAAARSRRTQRIDDVHAVADHIACDAASNAELVVPIVREGALWGVLDLDSPQPGRFDESDQAGIEALMRVFVARTDLPDFLASR; this is encoded by the coding sequence ATGGCATATCCCGACTATTCACTGCTGGCCCGACAGCTCGAAGCCCTGCTCGACGATAGCGACTGGCTGGTCAATGCCGCGCAGACATCCGCCTTCATCATGCAGCAAGTGCCGGAGCTCAACTGGGCGGGCTTCTACCTGCAACGCCAGCCCGAGCTGCTCACCCTCGGCCCTTTCCAGGGCAAGCCCGCCTGCAACCCTATTCCGTTCGCCAAAGGCGTTTGTGGCGCCGCCGCCCGTAGTCGCCGGACCCAGCGTATCGACGACGTGCACGCCGTCGCCGACCATATCGCCTGCGATGCCGCCTCGAACGCTGAGCTGGTGGTTCCAATCGTGAGAGAGGGAGCGCTGTGGGGCGTACTCGACCTGGATAGCCCTCAACCCGGCCGCTTCGACGAATCCGACCAGGCCGGCATCGAGGCGCTGATGCGCGTGTTCGTGGCACGCACCGACCTGCCCGACTTCCTGGCCTCGCGCTGA
- a CDS encoding MetQ/NlpA family ABC transporter substrate-binding protein: MQASLTRLLGAATLVGTLATASLIAGCGNDDATETRSIKVGTMSGPESEVMEVAVQIAKDRYDLEVEIIEFTDYVSPNAALADGSLDANAFQHEPYLQSMIDDRGYDLTVAGRTFVYPIGAYSEKHDSIEELPERAIIALPNDPTNGGRAMILMHNAGLIELDDHENLEATPVNVVENPRDFRFREIEAAQLPRVLQDVDLAFINNTFAQPAGLSLDDALIKEGPESPYVNLIAVRAGDEEREEIQQLVSAYQSEEVAAKAQELFDGGAVPGWE; the protein is encoded by the coding sequence ATGCAAGCAAGCCTGACCCGTCTGCTCGGCGCCGCCACCCTCGTCGGCACTCTCGCCACTGCTAGCCTGATTGCCGGTTGCGGCAACGACGACGCCACCGAGACCCGCTCGATCAAGGTCGGCACCATGTCCGGCCCGGAGTCGGAAGTCATGGAAGTGGCGGTACAGATCGCCAAGGATCGTTATGATCTCGAGGTCGAAATCATCGAATTCACCGACTACGTCTCGCCCAATGCGGCGCTGGCCGACGGCAGCCTCGACGCCAACGCCTTCCAGCACGAGCCCTACCTGCAGAGCATGATCGACGACCGCGGCTACGACCTGACCGTGGCCGGACGCACCTTCGTCTATCCGATCGGCGCCTACTCCGAGAAGCACGACAGCATCGAGGAGCTGCCGGAGCGTGCCATCATCGCCCTGCCCAACGACCCCACCAACGGCGGTCGTGCGATGATCCTGATGCACAACGCCGGCCTGATCGAGCTGGACGATCACGAGAACCTCGAGGCCACACCGGTCAACGTGGTCGAGAACCCGCGTGATTTCCGCTTCCGCGAGATCGAGGCGGCCCAGCTGCCGCGCGTGCTGCAGGACGTCGACCTGGCCTTCATCAACAACACCTTCGCCCAGCCGGCCGGCCTGAGCCTGGACGACGCCTTGATCAAGGAGGGGCCCGAGTCGCCCTACGTCAACCTGATCGCGGTGCGCGCGGGCGACGAGGAGCGCGAGGAGATCCAGCAACTGGTCTCGGCCTACCAGAGCGAAGAAGTTGCCGCCAAGGCCCAGGAGCTGTTCGACGGCGGTGCAGTACCCGGCTGGGAGTGA
- a CDS encoding methionine ABC transporter permease: MSSAMIDLILQATLDTLYMVAVSGVISALLGVPLGVMLYVTRPRQILARPVLNQVLGMATNIGRSIPFIILMVAIIPFTRMVVGTSIGTNAAIVPLTLAAIPFVARLVEGALNEIPPGLVEAAQSMGATPRQVITKVLLPEARGGIITGLTITIVTLVSYSAMAGAVGGGGLGDLGIRYGYNRFNPTVMLITVAILVVMVQGFQSLGDYLVRKSDRK, from the coding sequence ATGTCCAGCGCGATGATTGACCTGATTCTCCAGGCGACCCTGGACACGCTCTACATGGTCGCCGTATCGGGCGTGATCTCGGCCCTGCTCGGCGTGCCGCTGGGCGTGATGCTCTATGTCACCCGCCCACGCCAGATTCTCGCGCGCCCCGTGCTGAACCAGGTTCTCGGCATGGCAACCAATATCGGTCGTTCGATTCCCTTCATCATCTTGATGGTGGCGATCATTCCCTTCACACGTATGGTCGTGGGCACCTCCATCGGCACCAATGCCGCCATCGTGCCGCTGACCCTCGCCGCCATTCCTTTTGTCGCACGACTGGTGGAAGGCGCGCTCAACGAGATACCACCGGGACTGGTCGAAGCCGCCCAGTCGATGGGTGCCACACCCCGCCAGGTGATTACCAAGGTACTGCTGCCGGAGGCCCGCGGCGGCATCATTACCGGGTTGACCATCACCATCGTCACACTGGTGAGTTACTCGGCCATGGCCGGCGCCGTGGGCGGTGGTGGCCTGGGCGATCTCGGCATCCGCTACGGCTACAACCGTTTCAACCCGACCGTCATGCTGATCACCGTCGCCATCCTGGTGGTCATGGTGCAGGGCTTCCAGAGCCTGGGGGATTATCTGGTACGCAAATCGGATCGCAAGTGA
- a CDS encoding methionine ABC transporter ATP-binding protein, translating into MITLRNVSKTYHLTGPRSRLPFTARRHDTSSRTIEALRNVDLHVPQGSIHGVIGLSGAGKSTLIRCVNLLERPTSGSVVVDGQEMTGLSSAALNQARHRIGMIFQHFNLLTTRNVFDNVALPLELMGMKRSAIRERVLPLLELTGLSDKARQYPAQLSGGQKQRVAIARALASEPRVLLCDEATSALDPQTTGSILTLLREINQKLGLTILLITHEMEVVKSICHRVSLISDGELVEEAEVGDFFTAPRTRLGREFLNDFLQLEPPKALVERLEDVPGERTHPVVRLAFSGDAVSTPLISRLARECGVDVSILQAKVESIQERTLGLMIAELLGTPEQTRRAIDYLETHDLHVEVLGHVQRDD; encoded by the coding sequence ATGATTACGCTACGCAACGTTTCCAAGACCTACCATCTCACCGGCCCCAGAAGCCGGCTACCGTTCACTGCCCGCCGACACGACACCTCGTCCCGGACGATCGAGGCGCTCAGGAACGTCGACCTTCATGTCCCGCAAGGCAGCATTCACGGCGTCATCGGCCTGTCCGGTGCCGGCAAGTCGACCCTGATTCGTTGCGTCAATCTGCTCGAACGCCCCACGAGCGGCAGCGTCGTTGTCGACGGCCAGGAGATGACTGGTCTCTCTTCCGCCGCGCTCAACCAGGCACGGCACCGCATCGGCATGATCTTCCAGCATTTCAATCTGCTGACCACGCGCAACGTCTTCGACAATGTTGCCCTGCCCCTCGAGCTGATGGGTATGAAACGCAGCGCCATTCGCGAGCGCGTGCTGCCGCTGCTCGAGCTGACCGGCCTTTCCGACAAGGCGCGCCAGTACCCGGCACAACTTTCCGGTGGCCAGAAACAGCGCGTGGCCATTGCCCGGGCACTGGCCAGCGAACCCCGCGTGCTGCTGTGCGACGAGGCGACCTCGGCGCTGGACCCGCAGACCACCGGCTCGATTCTCACCCTGCTGCGCGAGATCAACCAGAAGCTCGGCCTGACCATCCTGCTGATCACCCACGAGATGGAGGTGGTCAAGTCGATCTGCCATCGGGTCAGCCTGATCTCGGACGGCGAACTGGTCGAGGAAGCCGAGGTCGGCGACTTCTTTACCGCCCCCCGCACCCGGCTCGGCCGCGAATTCCTCAATGATTTCCTCCAGCTCGAGCCGCCCAAGGCCCTGGTGGAAAGGCTCGAGGACGTACCGGGCGAGCGTACCCACCCAGTGGTGCGCCTGGCGTTCTCGGGCGATGCTGTCTCAACCCCTTTGATTTCCCGGCTGGCCAGGGAATGCGGTGTGGACGTGAGCATCCTGCAAGCCAAGGTGGAGTCGATCCAGGAGCGCACCCTGGGGCTGATGATCGCCGAGCTGCTCGGCACACCGGAGCAGACCCGCCGCGCCATCGACTACCTCGAAACCCATGATCTTCACGTGGAGGTGCTCGGCCATGTCCAGCGCGATGATTGA
- a CDS encoding riboflavin synthase subunit alpha yields the protein MFTGIVQGTAEVVAIKEAEAFRTHVVSLPDQLREGLELGASVAHNGVCLTVTAVEGERVSFDLMRETLRVTNLGALREGDRVNIERAARFGDEIGGHAMSGHVMAMAELVELDQAPNNRRLWFEVPDALGRFLFDKGYIGVDGISLTIGEVRRATVDHGPRFCVDLIPETLERTILVDRVPGDRVNIEVDPQTQAIVETVERVLASRGV from the coding sequence ATGTTCACAGGCATCGTTCAGGGGACGGCGGAAGTCGTCGCCATCAAGGAAGCGGAGGCCTTCCGTACCCACGTGGTGAGCCTGCCCGATCAACTGCGCGAAGGGCTCGAGCTGGGGGCCTCGGTGGCCCATAACGGTGTGTGCCTGACCGTTACTGCTGTCGAGGGCGAGCGGGTCAGCTTCGACCTGATGCGCGAGACGCTACGCGTGACCAATCTCGGTGCGTTGCGCGAGGGCGACCGCGTCAATATCGAGCGGGCGGCACGTTTCGGGGACGAGATCGGCGGGCATGCGATGTCCGGGCACGTCATGGCCATGGCGGAACTGGTGGAACTGGACCAGGCACCCAACAACCGCCGGCTCTGGTTCGAGGTACCCGATGCGCTGGGGCGCTTCTTGTTCGACAAGGGGTACATCGGGGTCGATGGCATCAGCCTGACGATAGGCGAGGTGCGGCGTGCGACGGTTGATCACGGCCCGCGCTTCTGCGTCGACCTGATCCCGGAGACGCTGGAGCGCACCATCCTTGTGGATCGCGTGCCGGGCGACCGGGTCAATATCGAGGTCGATCCCCAGACCCAGGCCATCGTCGAAACGGTCGAGCGTGTGCTTGCCTCACGCGGTGTCTGA
- a CDS encoding NCS2 family permease, which translates to MKNLLERHFKLTEHNTSVKTEVIAGITTFLTMAYIIFVNPSILSEAGMDYGAVFVATCLAAAVGCLIMGLWANYPIAQAPGMGLNAFFTYGVVLGMGYTWEAALGAVFLSGFCFFLLSVFKIREWIINSIPLSLRLGIAAGIGLFLAMIALKNAGIVVSNPATYVALGDLSEPAAIYALLGFFAITAMAYLRITGAVMIGILGVTVLAMILGHNQYGGLMSMPPSIAPTFMALDLWGALDIAMLSVIFAFLFVDLFDTSGTLVGVAHKGGLLDKDGKLPRLGRAMMADSGASMAGAVLGTSTTTSYIESTAGIASGGRTGLTAVVVAALFLISLFFAPLAGSIPAYATAGALLYVAVLMAGSLAHANWDDPTDAAPVLIAALAMPLTFSIAEGIALGFISYAAIKTLSGRFRDLNPAVVVLAILFVLKFLFLD; encoded by the coding sequence ATGAAGAACCTCCTCGAAAGACACTTCAAGCTGACTGAGCACAATACCAGCGTGAAGACCGAGGTCATTGCCGGGATCACTACCTTCCTGACCATGGCCTACATCATTTTCGTCAACCCCAGCATTCTCTCCGAAGCGGGCATGGATTACGGTGCGGTGTTCGTCGCCACCTGTCTTGCCGCGGCCGTCGGCTGCTTGATCATGGGCCTGTGGGCCAACTATCCCATCGCCCAGGCGCCTGGCATGGGGCTCAATGCCTTCTTCACCTATGGCGTCGTGCTCGGCATGGGCTACACCTGGGAAGCAGCGCTGGGCGCCGTGTTCCTGTCCGGTTTCTGCTTCTTCCTGCTCAGTGTGTTCAAGATCCGGGAGTGGATCATCAACTCCATTCCGCTCTCCCTGCGCCTGGGCATCGCTGCGGGTATCGGCCTGTTCCTGGCCATGATCGCGTTGAAGAATGCCGGCATCGTGGTATCCAATCCGGCCACCTACGTGGCGCTGGGCGATCTCTCCGAGCCTGCCGCCATCTACGCGTTGCTCGGCTTCTTCGCCATCACCGCCATGGCCTATTTGCGCATCACCGGAGCGGTGATGATCGGCATCCTCGGCGTGACCGTGTTGGCCATGATCCTGGGACACAACCAGTATGGCGGGCTGATGTCTATGCCGCCTTCGATCGCGCCGACCTTCATGGCGCTGGACCTGTGGGGTGCGCTGGACATCGCCATGCTCAGCGTCATCTTCGCCTTCCTGTTCGTCGATCTGTTCGACACCTCCGGTACGCTGGTGGGCGTGGCACACAAGGGTGGCCTGCTCGACAAGGACGGCAAGCTGCCGCGCCTGGGGCGCGCCATGATGGCCGACAGCGGCGCCTCCATGGCAGGTGCCGTGCTGGGTACCTCGACCACCACCAGCTATATCGAGTCCACTGCCGGTATCGCTTCGGGCGGGCGCACCGGACTGACCGCCGTGGTGGTGGCCGCGCTGTTCCTGATCAGCCTGTTCTTCGCGCCGCTGGCGGGCTCGATCCCGGCTTATGCCACCGCCGGCGCGCTGCTCTACGTCGCGGTACTGATGGCCGGCAGCCTGGCTCACGCCAACTGGGACGATCCGACCGACGCCGCGCCCGTGCTGATCGCCGCGTTGGCCATGCCGCTGACCTTCTCCATCGCCGAGGGCATTGCGCTGGGCTTCATCAGCTACGCTGCTATCAAGACCCTCTCCGGCCGCTTCCGTGACCTCAACCCGGCCGTGGTCGTGCTGGCGATCCTGTTCGTGTTGAAGTTCCTGTTCCTAGACTGA
- a CDS encoding adenine phosphoribosyltransferase, whose translation MSIYGDYIKSVIRTVPDWPQQGVNFRDITPLLQNSSAFRKLIDSFVHRYQDMELDAIAAIDARGFIIGAPVAYELGCSFVPVRKKGKLPFRTISETYTLEYGQAEVELHSDAFRQGDRILIMDDLIATGGTMLAAAKLITRSGGQVVETATIIDLPEIGGSAKIREAGFGVFAVCSFTEDE comes from the coding sequence ATGAGCATTTACGGCGACTACATCAAGTCCGTGATCCGAACCGTCCCCGACTGGCCGCAACAGGGGGTCAACTTTCGCGACATCACTCCGCTACTGCAGAACAGTTCGGCCTTCCGCAAGCTGATCGACAGCTTCGTGCATCGCTACCAGGACATGGAGCTGGATGCGATTGCCGCCATCGATGCGCGCGGTTTCATCATCGGTGCGCCGGTTGCCTACGAGTTGGGCTGCAGCTTCGTGCCGGTGCGCAAGAAGGGCAAGCTGCCGTTTCGCACCATCAGCGAGACCTATACGCTGGAGTACGGCCAGGCCGAGGTGGAGCTGCATTCCGATGCCTTCCGCCAGGGCGACAGGATTCTGATCATGGACGACCTGATCGCCACCGGGGGCACCATGCTGGCCGCCGCCAAGCTCATCACCCGCTCGGGGGGGCAGGTGGTAGAGACCGCTACCATCATCGACCTGCCGGAGATCGGCGGGTCGGCAAAGATTCGCGAGGCCGGCTTCGGCGTCTTTGCGGTCTGCTCCTTCACAGAGGACGAGTGA
- the gpt gene encoding xanthine phosphoribosyltransferase yields MSNARYHQHFTVSWDQLHRDVRELCHRLVERDFKGIVAITRGGLIPAALIARELNVRLIDTVCIKSYDHMDQGGLDVMKGVDHDGDGWLLVDDLVDTGKTARKVREMLPKAHFVTIYAKPEGRPLVDQYLTEVAQDCWIQFPWDMGVAYVEPLVDQVKR; encoded by the coding sequence ATGAGCAACGCCCGCTATCACCAGCACTTCACCGTTTCGTGGGATCAGTTGCATCGCGACGTACGCGAACTCTGTCACCGCCTGGTCGAGCGTGACTTCAAGGGCATCGTGGCGATCACCCGCGGTGGCCTGATCCCGGCGGCGCTGATCGCCCGCGAGCTCAACGTGCGCTTGATCGATACGGTCTGTATCAAGAGCTACGACCACATGGACCAGGGCGGGCTGGATGTCATGAAGGGCGTCGATCACGATGGCGACGGTTGGCTGCTGGTCGATGACCTGGTCGATACCGGCAAGACGGCGCGCAAGGTGCGCGAGATGCTGCCCAAGGCGCACTTCGTCACCATCTATGCCAAGCCGGAAGGGCGGCCGCTGGTCGATCAGTACTTGACCGAGGTGGCCCAGGATTGCTGGATCCAGTTTCCGTGGGACATGGGGGTCGCCTACGTGGAGCCCTTGGTCGATCAAGTGAAGCGATAA
- the ung gene encoding uracil-DNA glycosylase: MNCPLPESWQRWLGSEFEAPYMQALRNFLAAEKAARKIVYPHSSNWFRAFELTPLERVKVVILGQDPYHGPNQAHGLCFSVRPGVATPPSLVNIYKELVADVGFRPVDHGNLEYWARQGVLLLNTSLTVEQGNAGSHRGKGWETFTDRAIEVVNAHAEPCVFLLWGSHARQKKALIDTSRHLVLESPHPSPLSAHRGFFGNRHFSRANAFLEANGREPIDWQLPATPEAVP; the protein is encoded by the coding sequence ATGAACTGTCCATTGCCCGAGAGCTGGCAGCGTTGGTTGGGAAGCGAGTTCGAAGCCCCCTACATGCAGGCGCTGCGTAATTTCCTGGCAGCCGAGAAGGCGGCCAGGAAAATCGTCTATCCGCACTCCTCGAACTGGTTCCGGGCCTTCGAGCTGACACCACTGGAGCGAGTCAAGGTCGTCATTCTGGGGCAGGACCCCTACCACGGGCCCAACCAGGCCCATGGCCTATGTTTTTCGGTGCGCCCCGGCGTGGCGACGCCGCCGTCGCTGGTGAACATCTACAAGGAACTGGTCGCCGACGTCGGCTTCCGGCCGGTCGATCATGGCAATCTCGAGTACTGGGCGCGCCAGGGCGTGCTATTGCTCAATACCTCGCTGACGGTAGAGCAGGGCAATGCCGGTTCGCACCGTGGCAAGGGCTGGGAGACCTTCACCGACCGTGCCATCGAGGTCGTCAACGCCCATGCCGAGCCCTGCGTGTTCCTGCTGTGGGGCAGCCATGCCCGGCAGAAGAAGGCACTGATCGATACGTCGCGACACCTGGTGCTGGAGTCGCCACACCCTTCGCCGCTCTCGGCGCACCGGGGCTTCTTCGGCAATCGTCACTTCTCCCGGGCCAACGCCTTCCTCGAGGCGAACGGGCGCGAGCCGATCGACTGGCAGCTTCCCGCGACACCTGAAGCTGTGCCTTAA
- the upp gene encoding uracil phosphoribosyltransferase — translation MSVHAIHHPLVQHKLGLMREAGISTKSFRELAGELAKLLTYEATQDLELEEQAIDGWSGEPIPVKLLKGKKVTIVPILRAGLGMLDGVTDLIPSARISVVGLYRDEETLQPVPYFAKFAGDLDERMAIVIDPMLATGGTMVATLDMLRERGCQQMKVIVLVAAPEGIKRVQDAYPDIEIYTAAVDDHLDENGYIVPGLGDAGDKIFGTR, via the coding sequence ATGAGCGTCCACGCCATCCACCATCCGCTGGTCCAGCACAAGCTGGGTCTGATGCGTGAAGCGGGCATCAGTACCAAGAGCTTTCGCGAGCTGGCAGGCGAGCTGGCCAAGCTGCTCACCTACGAGGCGACCCAGGACCTGGAGCTGGAAGAACAGGCTATCGACGGCTGGAGCGGCGAGCCGATTCCGGTGAAGCTGCTCAAGGGCAAGAAGGTGACCATCGTGCCGATCCTGCGTGCCGGGCTCGGTATGCTCGACGGCGTGACCGACCTGATCCCGAGCGCACGGATCAGCGTGGTGGGGCTCTATCGTGACGAGGAGACGCTGCAGCCGGTACCCTATTTTGCCAAGTTCGCCGGCGACCTCGACGAGCGCATGGCCATCGTCATCGACCCCATGCTGGCGACCGGTGGCACCATGGTGGCAACGCTCGACATGCTGCGCGAGCGCGGCTGCCAGCAGATGAAGGTGATCGTGCTGGTGGCGGCACCCGAAGGCATCAAGCGGGTGCAGGATGCCTATCCCGACATCGAGATCTATACCGCTGCCGTCGATGATCACCTCGACGAGAACGGCTATATCGTTCCCGGTCTCGGCGATGCTGGAGACAAGATCTTCGGCACAAGATGA